A segment of the Yersinia rochesterensis genome:
GTTTTATATAAATCAAGTAGAGGTAAATATGTTCAACGCTGATATGAGTAAAAAACGTTCCGTCGCTATGGATAAAGTACGCAACGCAATTGCGTTACATGGCGGTCAAACTATTCTGAGTACCGGAATAACCGGAGATGATGCTCGCTTAGCGAAAGCAGTATGCGATTCAGGTGTTAAATTATTAGAACCGAATCACCCGGCATTAGCATTGGCGCGTGGCCATAATGGTGTGACGAATATGCATGCTGCCGAGCGTATCCGCCATGAAATAACTATCGGGCAAATGGCGGAAGCGGTGCAGGGGGTGCGCAATGTGGTGGCGGACGATATTTTCATTACTGTCGGAATTGCCGGAGGCTTTACTGAAACAGTGCCCACTCCGGTGACTGAGCAGGATATTTTATTGATAGCTCAATCTGGTGCTGATGGTTTACATACCCATAAATCCAGTTTTGAAGATTTAAAAGAATTGGTCGATTTAGCCCATAAATATGGCCTGACAGTGGATGCTTATATTGGTCACCCGAGTGATTTGCATACCTTCGGTATTGCGGCTGAAACCCCGGCGGATGTTGCTGAAGTGGCGAAAAAGATGGAGGAATTAGGTGTTGATATGATTGGTTTAATGACCGGCATGAGCTATGAAGGTGTTGGCGCTGGCGATATTCCTGATGTTATCAAACAGCGCCTGTTGGCATTGGTCGGCGCGGTTTCTGTCCCGACGTTAGCCGAGGGCGGTATTAACTTGGAAAATGCCAAAGCATTTAAAGATACCGGCGTTAATATTCTGGTGGTGGGTACCGCGATTGATAATGTGGTCTGCAATGCGGCCAAAAATGTGGTAACGCAGTTTATTACTCACTGATGGTAGGATATTAGCCAGGTGGGAGAATGTATTAGCAATAATATTTTCTCCCTTTTTATTGGAGTTAAAATATGTATAGGTTATTGGCTCTTGATCTTGATGGCACTTTACTCAATCAGGAAAACCAAATATCAGCTGAGAATATCCGTGCAATAAAGCATGTTATTCATCATCAGGGCACGGTGGTTTTATGTTCAGCCCGGCCGGTTAAGGCTATCGCAGCTGTTATTCATAATACTGAGTTAGAACCTCTGATTCGCTACTTTATTTCGTTTAATGGCGCATGGATATATGACGCAGTTGAGAGGAAAGATATTTGTTTTACACCGTTGAGCTGCGGGGCGGTGCAAAATGCAATAACCATGCTGGCAGAAAATGAATTCCCACATCATTTTTTTACCCGCGATAATATTATATCCAGCTCAGCGAATGTCAGTGATTACACGCGCTATGAATCTCAACTCTTTGCTATGAAATTGGTGTCTATTGAACCTAAGGATATTACTCAGCGAG
Coding sequences within it:
- a CDS encoding Cof-type HAD-IIB family hydrolase, with amino-acid sequence MYRLLALDLDGTLLNQENQISAENIRAIKHVIHHQGTVVLCSARPVKAIAAVIHNTELEPLIRYFISFNGAWIYDAVERKDICFTPLSCGAVQNAITMLAENEFPHHFFTRDNIISSSANVSDYTRYESQLFAMKLVSIEPKDITQRDDIVKISIVGSADFINSVADKIDEDFHHQYSLSKTSHHYYEIMKQGITKGEALHYLSQHLNISSKFVVSIGDQENDVSMFQFSAVGVAMGNASDFVKSCADRVSQDNNQHGVAFAINQLWPL
- a CDS encoding histidine biosynthesis protein, whose translation is MFNADMSKKRSVAMDKVRNAIALHGGQTILSTGITGDDARLAKAVCDSGVKLLEPNHPALALARGHNGVTNMHAAERIRHEITIGQMAEAVQGVRNVVADDIFITVGIAGGFTETVPTPVTEQDILLIAQSGADGLHTHKSSFEDLKELVDLAHKYGLTVDAYIGHPSDLHTFGIAAETPADVAEVAKKMEELGVDMIGLMTGMSYEGVGAGDIPDVIKQRLLALVGAVSVPTLAEGGINLENAKAFKDTGVNILVVGTAIDNVVCNAAKNVVTQFITH